From Humisphaera borealis, the proteins below share one genomic window:
- a CDS encoding GNAT family N-acetyltransferase has translation MSCGETNTLFQTREWLLPWRRALDEGKLLLIVAECDDQVVALAPLFASEGMVFFLGAGESDYLDFIGDTSHPEVLPAILEAARAATPGFLGFRFHLVPSASRTGDRLRLAAAQLGLACFIEKELPAYEIDMIQHADFLRTTTSRSMLKRETYFRNNGRFEIQRLRDPEDVRTHLPAFFEQHAARWAGKDYQSPFLVPRRREWLEYAVESTGRAGWLRLRRLDWNDRPLAISFSWSYRGVHYAGPWSFDIEHGRHCPGHVILRHAILDALDEGLLVYDLRGGDDQYKSRFPTRTKSTTTWGLYPPGD, from the coding sequence TTGTCCTGCGGCGAGACGAACACGCTGTTCCAGACGCGCGAGTGGCTTCTGCCATGGCGCAGGGCGCTCGACGAAGGCAAGCTCCTCCTCATCGTCGCCGAGTGCGACGATCAGGTCGTCGCGCTCGCGCCTCTGTTCGCAAGTGAAGGCATGGTCTTCTTCCTAGGCGCAGGCGAATCGGACTATCTCGACTTCATCGGCGATACGAGTCACCCGGAGGTGCTGCCAGCCATACTGGAAGCTGCCCGAGCCGCAACGCCCGGTTTCCTCGGGTTTCGATTTCACCTTGTTCCCTCCGCATCCAGAACCGGGGATCGCCTCCGCCTTGCCGCGGCACAACTCGGGCTGGCGTGCTTTATCGAAAAGGAACTACCGGCGTATGAAATAGACATGATCCAGCACGCCGACTTCCTGCGAACGACAACAAGCCGGAGCATGTTGAAAAGAGAAACCTACTTCAGGAATAACGGCCGGTTCGAGATACAACGACTGCGCGATCCCGAAGACGTACGGACACACCTCCCGGCGTTCTTTGAACAACACGCCGCGCGATGGGCCGGCAAGGACTATCAGAGCCCTTTCCTGGTGCCTCGTCGCCGGGAATGGCTTGAATACGCCGTGGAGTCCACCGGCCGGGCTGGTTGGCTGCGCTTGCGCAGGCTGGACTGGAACGATCGCCCCCTGGCGATTTCCTTCTCGTGGAGTTATCGCGGTGTTCACTACGCGGGGCCGTGGAGCTTCGACATCGAACACGGACGCCATTGCCCGGGCCATGTCATTCTTCGACACGCCATCCTGGATGCGCTTGATGAGGGCCTGCTTGTGTACGACCTGCGCGGCGGCGACGACCAGTATAAGTCACGGTTCCCGACGCGGACCAAGTCAACGACAACCTGGGGGCTCTACCCACCGGGCGATTGA
- a CDS encoding aminotransferase class III-fold pyridoxal phosphate-dependent enzyme — protein sequence MQFRPLGSSGIQVSCVGFGTAQLRRVPRTQAIDTLLAGFDRGVSIVHTALDYEGADRLVAEAVLRSGRKVIVASNGYDTSGNATGKVRHFERLFESTCRMLKTDRLELFGIASVEDREAGKENVWGKDGMVEFLQKMKATGRLGAIFCTTHGKPEFARRLIESGVFDAIMLSYNVLGFHSLTLNPPASWHFEDIRRTREELFPLCKAKGMGLMIMLPLAGGMLTPSKAFPPPDGSAAVPSGVAAGEALRAILENPEVSCVLPGTASVEEAIENASAGVAERIATRPEAGPHALRIAEMTTSLCSRCGECEPTCSQGLPVAWLFRAAYMGGVYRTSPYETWEDVEYFRLQPQGPSTCSGCVQQTCRCPARIDIPITLDRLHQTMLRRVSEGRVQPPPELRLPPRGDRWCSARLVTRELPLARSLKQVWRAGREHRPPTVDQVWYRDRRAPSIPTRKPCRNRRRAAVRRDAGGAVPFRAGMAATGGYRPRDISCGRTAVSGPPDPIVAIDRTVSAGPRRRGDVCLSQSAPHLYGVEWVGHNVPSRWPQSSAQAVYVHVRNVGTRTWRADEPKGRSVDLVMRVDGAIRHMVRVPRDILPGEETTFYVLHSVEPRLGLGGAVQDVSFNLVEQNVTWFEHQNVESLVVQVAAEPAEGSNAAGYFQIGSLIGSSFYLPSGGVTRGASGRPYPLFLREAAGCRVRDGDGNEWIDYVMGWGSALLGYAHPEIREAVAQSLCNGAILSLPTELEIDVAYQLGEMIPCAQKVLFGKNGSDVCTAAVRLARVKTGRPLILFSGYSGWQEPFAPVFEKSLHDPSAMSRANRFAPNDLAEVSRLFEHHPGQIAGVILEPAAQVEGVDGPVRVADAAFLRSLKSMCQAYGSVLIFDEIMTGFRHPGGNVQNATGVVPDLACFGKALTSGMPLAALVGQREVMDHIARIFYHPTFKSDAYSLAAARAALQIYQREDIPAKVASFGESLRAAVAECSVESGMDGELVSPPYRMVYRFNEPDLNRRTLLRTLLHRELLARGILTFRGFMLPSAAHGDAELERTVDAFRGAFAAILQAAAHRSLVNSLEIPPVV from the coding sequence ATGCAGTTCCGTCCCCTCGGATCCTCCGGCATTCAAGTCTCCTGTGTCGGGTTCGGCACCGCGCAGTTACGCCGTGTACCGCGGACTCAGGCGATTGATACGCTCCTTGCGGGCTTTGATCGCGGTGTCAGCATCGTCCATACGGCACTGGACTACGAGGGTGCCGACCGCCTTGTTGCCGAGGCAGTCCTGCGATCGGGTCGGAAGGTCATCGTCGCATCGAATGGATACGACACCTCCGGAAATGCGACCGGCAAGGTTCGACATTTTGAGCGGCTCTTCGAGTCCACCTGTCGGATGCTGAAGACCGATCGGCTGGAGCTGTTCGGCATCGCGAGTGTCGAGGATCGGGAGGCGGGCAAGGAAAACGTCTGGGGCAAAGACGGGATGGTGGAGTTCCTCCAGAAGATGAAGGCAACCGGCCGGCTGGGGGCGATCTTCTGCACCACCCACGGTAAGCCTGAGTTCGCGCGACGCCTGATCGAGTCGGGTGTGTTCGATGCGATCATGCTGTCGTACAACGTGCTCGGGTTTCATTCGCTGACGCTGAATCCACCGGCAAGCTGGCACTTTGAAGACATCCGCCGAACGCGGGAGGAACTGTTTCCGTTGTGCAAGGCGAAGGGAATGGGACTGATGATCATGCTTCCGCTGGCCGGCGGGATGCTGACGCCCAGCAAAGCATTCCCGCCGCCGGACGGTTCAGCGGCGGTCCCTTCGGGCGTAGCCGCCGGCGAGGCCCTTCGTGCGATCCTGGAGAACCCGGAGGTCTCTTGCGTGCTACCCGGTACGGCAAGCGTTGAAGAAGCGATCGAGAACGCATCCGCCGGCGTCGCCGAAAGAATCGCAACGCGACCGGAGGCGGGTCCACACGCACTGCGTATTGCCGAGATGACGACGTCGCTCTGCAGCCGCTGCGGCGAATGTGAGCCGACGTGCAGCCAGGGGCTGCCCGTGGCTTGGCTATTTCGCGCTGCGTACATGGGTGGCGTGTATCGCACCTCGCCTTACGAGACGTGGGAAGACGTGGAGTACTTCCGCCTTCAGCCACAGGGGCCTTCGACGTGCTCTGGATGCGTGCAGCAGACCTGCCGTTGCCCGGCGCGGATCGACATCCCGATCACGCTCGACAGGCTGCACCAGACCATGCTGCGACGCGTTTCAGAAGGCCGGGTTCAGCCACCTCCTGAATTGCGGCTACCACCGCGTGGCGATCGATGGTGTTCGGCACGGCTGGTCACGCGCGAGTTGCCATTGGCGCGATCACTCAAGCAAGTTTGGCGCGCAGGTCGAGAACACCGGCCGCCGACCGTGGATCAGGTCTGGTATCGGGATCGGCGTGCGCCTTCGATTCCAACTCGGAAACCATGTCGCAATCGCCGAAGGGCTGCGGTGCGACGTGATGCCGGGGGAGCGGTGCCATTTCGTGCTGGAATGGCCGCCACCGGCGGTTACCGGCCCCGCGACATCTCTTGCGGTCGAACTGCAGTATCAGGTCCGCCCGATCCCATTGTGGCGATCGATCGAACTGTTTCGGCGGGACCTCGCCGACGGGGAGATGTTTGCTTGAGCCAGTCCGCACCTCATCTCTACGGCGTCGAATGGGTCGGGCACAATGTGCCATCGCGCTGGCCTCAATCTTCGGCACAAGCGGTCTATGTTCATGTCCGCAACGTCGGCACGCGCACTTGGCGCGCGGACGAGCCAAAGGGGCGATCTGTGGACCTGGTCATGCGAGTGGACGGGGCAATTCGCCACATGGTGCGTGTGCCACGCGACATCCTTCCGGGTGAGGAGACCACTTTCTACGTCCTGCACTCGGTCGAGCCCCGCCTGGGGCTGGGCGGCGCCGTGCAGGACGTTTCGTTTAATCTGGTCGAGCAGAACGTCACCTGGTTCGAGCATCAGAATGTCGAGTCCCTGGTGGTTCAAGTTGCCGCCGAGCCGGCCGAGGGTTCCAACGCGGCCGGTTACTTTCAGATCGGGAGTCTGATCGGTTCGTCGTTCTATTTGCCCAGCGGCGGTGTGACACGAGGGGCTTCCGGCCGTCCCTATCCGTTGTTTCTCCGAGAAGCCGCCGGCTGCCGCGTGCGCGACGGCGACGGCAACGAATGGATCGATTATGTGATGGGATGGGGATCGGCGCTTCTGGGCTATGCGCATCCGGAGATCCGTGAGGCCGTCGCCCAGTCGCTTTGCAACGGAGCAATCCTCAGCTTGCCGACTGAGTTGGAGATCGATGTGGCCTATCAGCTTGGCGAGATGATTCCGTGCGCGCAGAAAGTGCTGTTCGGAAAGAACGGATCTGACGTCTGCACCGCCGCCGTCCGATTGGCCCGCGTGAAGACCGGCCGTCCGCTGATCCTCTTCAGCGGATATAGCGGATGGCAGGAGCCTTTCGCGCCAGTGTTTGAGAAATCACTTCACGATCCGTCAGCGATGTCCCGTGCTAACCGATTTGCTCCGAATGACCTGGCGGAGGTATCACGGCTGTTCGAGCATCATCCGGGGCAGATCGCCGGGGTCATCCTGGAGCCGGCGGCACAGGTTGAGGGCGTCGATGGTCCCGTGCGGGTTGCCGACGCCGCGTTTCTGCGATCGCTAAAGTCGATGTGCCAGGCCTATGGCAGCGTGCTGATCTTCGACGAAATCATGACCGGCTTTCGGCATCCCGGCGGCAACGTACAGAATGCAACGGGTGTCGTGCCGGACCTGGCGTGCTTCGGTAAGGCGTTGACCTCCGGCATGCCACTGGCTGCGCTGGTGGGCCAGAGGGAGGTGATGGACCACATCGCGAGGATCTTTTATCACCCGACCTTCAAGAGCGACGCGTACTCCCTGGCGGCCGCGCGTGCCGCACTCCAGATCTATCAACGGGAGGATATCCCGGCGAAAGTGGCTTCATTCGGCGAGAGTCTGCGCGCTGCCGTTGCGGAGTGCAGCGTCGAGTCGGGAATGGACGGCGAACTGGTCAGCCCGCCCTACCGAATGGTCTACCGATTCAATGAGCCTGACCTCAACCGCAGAACACTGCTTCGCACACTGCTGCACCGGGAGCTGCTGGCCCGAGGCATACTGACCTTTCGCGGGTTCATGTTGCCCAGTGCCGCTCATGGCGATGCCGAATTGGAGAGAACAGTCGATGCGTTCCGCGGGGCGTTTGCGGCGATACTCCAGGCGGCCGCGCATCGGTCCCTCGTCAACTCGCTCGAGATTCCACCGGTGGTGTGA
- a CDS encoding radical SAM protein, with protein MSIVQLKVLSTLLTLNEPQPQVDRSQPYPSCPWLEHGLAFNRRSVNACLIVHHGTGFPHLCDYNGGVLDLSAIASARARIIRENQGDGHAACRGCPHLVKRVWKAPSYPIALVAIAHFSHCNIECNYCFLQTADPAVFRDGFTPYLVLPALRQLSAARFLDPGATFDWGGGEPTIYREFDQILTFATLAGGTTWVHTNGTVMPRSIREGIATKRINILCSLDAGFPATWKTMKGKDLLPAVWQNLDEYVQAGCRAVLKYIMKEENFSALEIDQFLRRAAATGAHEVIVDIDYDYPNPSPAVRRGLIYLWKSALRMRFWVNLGATGVNFDPGASEWRNVHAELSKLADQPAFRQKIRAAYVRHLGKVLGRLLRVV; from the coding sequence ATGAGCATCGTGCAACTCAAGGTTTTATCCACGTTGCTCACGCTAAACGAGCCACAACCGCAGGTGGATCGTAGTCAGCCCTACCCCAGCTGCCCCTGGCTGGAACACGGGCTGGCGTTCAACCGGCGGAGCGTGAACGCCTGCCTGATCGTCCACCATGGGACCGGCTTTCCGCACTTGTGCGACTACAACGGCGGAGTACTCGATTTAAGCGCGATCGCCTCCGCGCGGGCGCGGATCATTCGCGAGAATCAGGGAGATGGTCATGCCGCGTGCCGGGGTTGCCCGCACCTGGTCAAGCGCGTCTGGAAAGCGCCGAGCTATCCGATTGCACTGGTCGCGATCGCCCACTTCTCCCACTGCAACATCGAGTGCAACTATTGCTTCCTGCAGACGGCCGACCCGGCGGTTTTCCGCGACGGGTTCACGCCGTACCTGGTCCTTCCCGCACTGCGACAGCTTTCCGCCGCCAGGTTCCTCGATCCCGGTGCGACATTCGACTGGGGCGGCGGCGAGCCAACGATCTATCGGGAGTTCGACCAAATCCTGACCTTCGCGACTCTGGCAGGTGGGACGACCTGGGTTCACACCAACGGCACCGTCATGCCCCGGTCAATTCGCGAGGGTATCGCTACGAAACGAATCAACATCCTCTGCTCGCTCGACGCCGGTTTTCCTGCCACTTGGAAAACAATGAAGGGGAAAGACCTTCTGCCAGCTGTATGGCAGAACCTCGACGAGTATGTCCAGGCCGGGTGCCGGGCCGTGCTCAAATACATCATGAAGGAGGAGAATTTCAGTGCGCTTGAGATCGACCAGTTCCTCCGCCGTGCCGCCGCAACAGGGGCGCACGAAGTCATCGTCGACATCGACTACGACTACCCCAATCCAAGCCCGGCAGTCCGCCGGGGGCTTATATACTTATGGAAATCGGCACTGCGGATGCGATTCTGGGTCAATTTGGGAGCCACAGGGGTGAACTTCGACCCGGGTGCGTCCGAATGGAGGAATGTCCACGCCGAATTGTCGAAGCTCGCCGATCAGCCGGCGTTTCGGCAGAAGATTCGAGCCGCCTACGTTCGCCATCTTGGGAAAGTGTTGGGGAGACTTCTTCGCGTAGTGTAG
- a CDS encoding type II secretion system protein, with protein sequence MITNRRSRKGFSLVELLVVMGIIAALIGILLPALGRARESARQTTCLANLRSLGQAMFAYANDHRDRLPNSNPPMTPRDYDAANFVLVSLNNGYMKSPAAFHCASDRDPVQASIVTADYDLPNSARASYEFYSISWMPETGPKLSQLGGAPLAWDLGGGSAKPDPQQNHGTIGGNVVFGDGHGEWQPQANWDSENWAHPADKYYPK encoded by the coding sequence ATGATCACCAATCGACGCAGCCGCAAAGGGTTCTCGCTGGTGGAGTTGCTCGTCGTGATGGGCATCATTGCGGCACTGATAGGCATTCTTCTACCGGCGCTTGGCCGGGCCCGCGAAAGTGCCCGGCAGACAACCTGCCTGGCAAACTTGCGTTCACTCGGACAGGCAATGTTTGCCTACGCGAACGACCATCGTGATCGTCTGCCCAACTCCAATCCGCCGATGACGCCCCGCGACTACGATGCCGCCAACTTTGTCCTGGTGTCTTTGAATAACGGGTACATGAAGTCGCCGGCGGCGTTTCATTGCGCTTCGGACCGCGATCCGGTGCAGGCGTCGATTGTGACCGCCGACTATGACCTGCCTAACTCGGCCCGCGCGAGTTACGAGTTCTACAGCATTTCGTGGATGCCCGAGACGGGACCGAAGCTCAGCCAGTTGGGAGGTGCACCACTTGCGTGGGACCTCGGCGGTGGCTCAGCCAAACCCGATCCGCAGCAGAATCACGGCACGATCGGGGGGAACGTAGTCTTCGGAGATGGCCACGGCGAATGGCAACCGCAGGCTAACTGGGACAGCGAGAACTGGGCACATCCGGCTGACAAGTACTACCCGAAATGA
- a CDS encoding glycosyltransferase has product MLGANAIRLYHLPPEWLLDLACDAHLRVMVDVPWDKHRCFLEDWSAQSEAVEKIRTASVTIARHPAVFAVSVANEIPRDVVRYSGHQRVASFLDTLLDTLKQGAPDCLATYTNYPSTEFLSPSNLDFYCANVYLDDDEVLGRYLDRLHHVAAHLPLVLGEIGFDSLRKGPAHQSDALARHVRRVYRHGLAGAFVFSFTDDWYTGGHQIEDWAFGVTDVARQDKPAALAIRSIWAEAPRIDERGLPKVSVVVCSYNGATTLDECLRSLLRLNYPDYEVILIDDGSTDDTLEIAARYPQVRTIHQENRGLSAARNEGARLAVGEIVAYTDSDCVADSEWLLHLVLAMREQGVDAIGGPNVPPPSDNWVAKCVAASPGGPSHVMLDDRNAEHVPGCNMAFLRERLLSLGGFDVRFRQAGDDVDICWRYLDAGLTIGYAASALVWHHRRARAMDFYRQQKGYGRAEAMLQFKHPGRYKLLGGLRWAGVIYGVGAIALPVYQPAVYHGRFGNGPFQLIYRRNDYSVWAYVTLFEWHAVALLLATLGLILWGTELGHGLLTGATVFWLASAVAVLRSTATAPLPAAARWWCRPLVALFHVGQPIVRAWHRTAFRLRHKRLQACALNYSSTKSAARRVSRYAFDICWESRNGIGRERLLDELVERARADAWNGNWDLEWSPHDIELLGNLWWDARITSATEDLGGGRRFTRIRGTLQGTVFGRVVTVILTLISTAAILANLKAGLITIAIVAPIVVGARVWAGSRVRRAVTGLICRAGVAAGLSLVPSGVADQVINHPTGPIIREGVVT; this is encoded by the coding sequence TTGCTGGGTGCCAACGCCATCCGGCTCTATCACCTTCCACCAGAATGGCTGCTTGATCTTGCCTGCGACGCGCACCTGCGTGTGATGGTCGACGTGCCGTGGGACAAGCATCGTTGCTTTCTGGAAGACTGGTCGGCGCAATCGGAGGCGGTCGAGAAGATTCGCACAGCATCGGTGACTATCGCACGTCATCCGGCCGTGTTTGCCGTCAGCGTTGCCAACGAAATCCCTCGCGATGTAGTTCGCTATAGCGGCCATCAGCGGGTGGCCAGCTTCCTGGACACGCTTCTGGACACACTGAAACAGGGTGCTCCGGATTGTCTGGCCACCTACACCAACTACCCCTCAACCGAGTTCCTTTCTCCGTCGAACCTCGACTTCTACTGCGCGAACGTATACCTCGACGACGACGAAGTGCTCGGCCGATACCTCGACCGGCTGCATCACGTTGCTGCTCACCTTCCCCTGGTGCTGGGTGAAATTGGTTTCGATTCCCTTCGCAAGGGCCCGGCGCACCAGTCCGATGCTCTGGCCCGGCATGTGAGACGCGTCTATCGACACGGGCTGGCGGGCGCGTTCGTGTTCTCGTTCACGGACGACTGGTACACCGGTGGTCACCAGATTGAAGACTGGGCCTTCGGCGTCACTGATGTCGCACGCCAGGACAAACCTGCAGCACTCGCAATTCGGAGCATCTGGGCCGAGGCACCGCGCATTGATGAGCGGGGTTTGCCGAAGGTCTCCGTCGTGGTCTGTTCGTACAATGGCGCCACCACGCTCGACGAATGTCTACGATCGCTTCTCCGTCTGAACTACCCCGACTACGAAGTGATTCTGATCGACGATGGTTCGACAGACGATACCTTGGAAATAGCGGCGCGCTATCCGCAGGTCCGGACGATCCATCAGGAGAATCGCGGCCTGAGCGCCGCTCGCAACGAGGGGGCCCGGCTTGCCGTGGGTGAGATCGTTGCCTACACGGATTCGGACTGCGTGGCCGACAGCGAATGGCTGCTGCACTTAGTGCTGGCGATGCGCGAACAGGGTGTCGACGCGATCGGCGGCCCCAACGTGCCTCCGCCGTCGGACAACTGGGTCGCCAAATGTGTCGCCGCCAGTCCCGGCGGACCGAGCCATGTCATGCTCGACGACCGCAACGCCGAGCATGTACCGGGCTGCAATATGGCGTTCTTGCGGGAGCGCCTGCTTTCACTCGGCGGATTCGACGTTCGTTTTCGCCAAGCCGGTGACGACGTCGACATCTGCTGGCGGTACCTCGACGCGGGGCTCACGATCGGCTACGCGGCGTCTGCGCTGGTCTGGCATCATCGTCGGGCGCGAGCGATGGATTTCTATCGCCAGCAAAAGGGGTATGGACGGGCAGAGGCCATGCTTCAGTTCAAGCACCCCGGGCGCTACAAGTTGCTCGGCGGGCTGCGGTGGGCTGGCGTTATCTACGGAGTGGGAGCTATTGCGCTGCCGGTCTACCAGCCTGCCGTTTATCACGGCCGATTCGGCAACGGTCCGTTTCAGCTCATCTATCGACGCAACGACTACAGCGTATGGGCCTACGTGACACTTTTTGAATGGCACGCCGTCGCGCTGTTGCTCGCGACCTTGGGGCTCATTCTCTGGGGAACAGAACTCGGGCACGGCCTGCTCACCGGTGCCACGGTCTTCTGGCTTGCGTCGGCCGTTGCCGTGCTGCGATCGACAGCAACTGCGCCGCTGCCGGCCGCCGCTCGGTGGTGGTGCCGTCCGCTGGTGGCGTTGTTTCACGTAGGGCAACCGATCGTTCGTGCCTGGCACAGAACTGCATTCCGTCTGCGCCACAAGAGGTTGCAGGCTTGCGCGTTGAACTACAGCTCCACGAAATCAGCCGCTCGAAGGGTTTCTCGATACGCCTTTGACATCTGCTGGGAGAGCAGGAACGGCATCGGCCGCGAGCGGCTTCTGGATGAACTCGTTGAGAGGGCTCGCGCCGACGCCTGGAATGGGAACTGGGATCTTGAATGGTCGCCCCATGACATTGAACTGCTCGGGAACCTCTGGTGGGACGCCCGCATCACCTCGGCGACTGAAGATCTTGGTGGAGGCCGGCGATTCACTCGCATTCGTGGAACGCTTCAGGGAACTGTGTTTGGAAGAGTCGTCACGGTCATTCTGACACTCATCTCGACTGCTGCGATCCTCGCCAACTTGAAGGCCGGTCTGATCACAATCGCCATCGTGGCACCGATCGTCGTCGGCGCGCGAGTGTGGGCCGGGAGTCGCGTAAGGCGCGCGGTCACAGGCTTGATCTGTCGCGCGGGAGTGGCTGCAGGCCTATCGCTCGTCCCATCCGGTGTAGCCGATCAGGTGATCAACCATCCGACCGGGCCGATTATTCGCGAGGGAGTTGTCACATGA
- a CDS encoding phosphotransferase, translating into MKHLQWSSLLPAARQVRPHFLHDPTREICVYRDVLCEQLDTPYLYAAGSNEPPGCSWLVLERVAGEKLCHTGELEVWQEAARWLADAQAKFSPAAGAIQVKVPLLRHDRAYYLGWLARASAASTSQNRQGYLSSALRCFERIIPRLADSAQSVIHGEFYASNILVRADRPAGKRICPVDWEMAAIGPALTDLAALTAGNWRTEDRMQIEAAYHRCRPLACAKMTRHEIEWLLDACRLALAIQWIGWSDGWTPPSDQAHDWYAEAVSLVRCLDGGIRPGRPA; encoded by the coding sequence TTGAAGCATCTTCAATGGTCGTCGTTGCTGCCGGCTGCACGTCAGGTCCGACCTCATTTCCTCCATGACCCGACCCGCGAGATCTGTGTCTACCGCGATGTCCTCTGTGAACAACTGGACACGCCATACCTCTACGCCGCCGGTTCCAACGAGCCGCCGGGCTGTTCCTGGCTGGTACTGGAGCGAGTGGCAGGTGAGAAGCTGTGTCATACCGGCGAGTTGGAGGTCTGGCAGGAGGCCGCCCGCTGGCTGGCCGACGCGCAGGCGAAGTTCAGCCCCGCGGCGGGCGCGATTCAGGTGAAGGTGCCGCTTTTACGACACGATCGCGCGTATTACCTGGGATGGCTGGCGCGGGCCTCGGCGGCGTCGACTTCGCAGAATCGCCAGGGCTACCTGTCCTCCGCGCTGCGGTGTTTTGAACGAATCATCCCGAGACTCGCAGACTCTGCACAGTCCGTGATTCATGGAGAGTTCTATGCATCGAACATTCTGGTTCGCGCAGACAGGCCGGCCGGGAAAAGAATCTGCCCGGTGGACTGGGAAATGGCTGCGATCGGTCCCGCTCTGACCGACCTGGCCGCGTTGACCGCTGGCAATTGGCGAACGGAAGATCGCATGCAGATCGAGGCGGCTTATCACCGGTGTCGTCCCCTCGCTTGCGCGAAAATGACCCGTCACGAGATTGAATGGCTACTCGACGCTTGCCGACTCGCACTGGCGATCCAGTGGATCGGCTGGTCAGATGGATGGACGCCTCCGTCCGATCAGGCTCATGATTGGTACGCCGAAGCAGTTTCGCTCGTCAGATGTCTCGACGGGGGCATCCGACCAGGTCGACCGGCCTGA